In Rariglobus hedericola, the following proteins share a genomic window:
- a CDS encoding U32 family peptidase, with product MSAIETAPAPVPTTPRPLVRPELLAPAGDWECVRAAVENGADAVYFGLERFNARMRAKNFTQADLPALMEFLHKRGVRGYVTFNVLVFTHELSDAEDYLRTIIASGVDAAIVQDTGICRLIRKISPDFPIHGSTQMTVTGDAGVEFARELGAELVVLARENSIKEIHAIQDAQRAANKTPLPLEVFVHGALCVAYSGQCLTSESLGGRSANRGECAQACRMPYDLISDGAQVDLGDRKYLLSPQDLAGLDVLPELVKAGVSSLKIEGRLKAPEYVASITRVYRQALDKIFAEYDNASAPFDAARAKYELSMTFSRGLYTGWFNGIQNQELAHGRFGTKRGVLLGTVTRVADDHVALRLESALKPGDGVVFDAGNHAAGEEGGRVYQVEPQRNGETVLRFGHGDLNFRRIKPGNFLWKNNDPALDRELRTTFEGEKIRFTRPVDVEVHGHANAPLTLILNDREGHVVKLESQVALAAAQNQPLTQQRLEDQLGRLGGTPFQLGTLSSHLEGAVMLPMSELNRIRREASTELDRLRGLPKRWTLVEKTPPLSFAATNSAPSNAALIVLVRSLEQLDATLAAGGFADIYCEFENPKHYRDAVIRFRTWQSSVAGLQVSGLSPQVSPPAIWVAPPRIFKPGEEWILKQVRSSEADGYIVRNHEHLRYFKNDRKRGDFSLNVANPLTAEYFISHYGLERVTASYDLNVVQLESLLGSAPGAWFDLTIHQHMPMFHMEHCVFCAFLSKGKDYKDCGRPCDKHTVALRDRTGSELPLKADAGCRNTVFNNRAQTGAEYFDRFRALGAQNFRIEFVNESPAEVTRTIAHYQKLLRGEIGGTELWKELRVINQLGVTRGQMEAAPQVIFKKN from the coding sequence ATGTCCGCCATCGAAACCGCTCCCGCACCCGTTCCCACCACACCCCGCCCCTTGGTGCGTCCGGAACTGCTCGCGCCCGCCGGCGATTGGGAATGCGTGCGCGCCGCCGTCGAAAATGGTGCCGATGCCGTTTACTTCGGCCTCGAACGTTTCAACGCCCGCATGCGCGCCAAAAACTTCACGCAGGCCGACCTCCCCGCGCTCATGGAGTTTCTCCACAAACGCGGCGTGCGCGGCTACGTGACGTTCAACGTCCTCGTCTTCACCCACGAGCTGTCCGACGCCGAGGACTACCTGCGCACCATCATCGCGTCCGGCGTGGACGCCGCCATCGTGCAGGACACCGGCATCTGCCGCCTCATCCGTAAAATCTCCCCCGACTTTCCCATCCACGGTTCCACGCAGATGACCGTCACCGGTGACGCCGGCGTGGAATTCGCCCGCGAGCTCGGCGCCGAACTCGTCGTCCTCGCCCGCGAAAATTCCATCAAAGAAATCCACGCCATCCAGGACGCCCAACGCGCCGCCAACAAAACCCCTCTCCCGCTCGAAGTCTTCGTTCACGGCGCCCTCTGCGTCGCTTACTCCGGCCAGTGTCTCACCAGCGAATCCCTCGGCGGACGCTCCGCCAACCGCGGCGAATGCGCGCAAGCCTGCCGCATGCCCTACGACCTCATCTCCGACGGCGCGCAGGTCGATCTCGGCGACCGCAAATACCTCCTCAGCCCGCAAGACCTCGCCGGTCTCGATGTCCTTCCCGAGCTCGTCAAAGCCGGTGTCTCGTCGCTCAAAATCGAAGGTCGCCTCAAAGCCCCCGAATACGTCGCCAGCATCACCCGCGTGTATCGCCAGGCCCTCGATAAAATCTTCGCCGAATACGATAACGCTTCCGCACCCTTCGACGCCGCCCGCGCCAAATACGAACTCTCGATGACGTTCTCGCGCGGTCTCTACACCGGCTGGTTCAACGGCATTCAAAATCAGGAACTCGCCCACGGCCGCTTCGGCACCAAGCGCGGCGTCCTCCTCGGCACCGTCACCCGCGTCGCCGACGACCATGTCGCCCTCCGTCTCGAATCCGCCCTCAAACCCGGCGATGGCGTTGTCTTCGACGCCGGCAACCACGCCGCCGGCGAGGAAGGCGGACGCGTCTATCAAGTCGAACCCCAGCGTAACGGCGAGACCGTCCTCCGTTTCGGCCACGGCGATCTCAACTTCCGCCGCATCAAGCCGGGCAACTTCCTCTGGAAAAACAACGACCCCGCGCTCGACCGCGAACTGCGCACCACGTTCGAAGGCGAAAAGATCCGTTTCACCCGCCCCGTTGATGTCGAGGTGCACGGCCACGCCAACGCGCCGCTCACGCTCATCTTGAACGACCGCGAAGGCCACGTCGTAAAGCTTGAGTCACAAGTCGCCCTCGCCGCCGCGCAAAACCAGCCGCTCACGCAACAACGTCTCGAAGATCAGCTCGGTCGCCTCGGCGGCACGCCCTTCCAACTCGGCACACTCAGCTCGCATCTCGAAGGCGCGGTCATGCTCCCGATGAGCGAACTCAACCGCATCCGCCGCGAAGCCTCCACCGAACTTGACCGCTTACGCGGGCTCCCCAAGCGCTGGACGCTCGTCGAAAAAACCCCGCCGCTATCCTTCGCCGCAACCAACTCCGCTCCGTCAAACGCCGCGCTGATCGTCCTCGTTCGCAGCCTCGAACAACTCGACGCCACGCTCGCCGCCGGCGGCTTCGCCGACATCTACTGCGAATTCGAAAACCCCAAGCACTACCGCGACGCCGTCATCCGCTTCCGCACCTGGCAGTCTTCCGTTGCCGGCCTTCAGGTTTCAGGTCTCAGCCCTCAGGTTTCTCCTCCCGCAATATGGGTGGCGCCTCCGCGCATCTTCAAACCCGGCGAAGAGTGGATCCTCAAACAAGTCCGCTCCTCCGAAGCCGACGGCTACATCGTCCGCAACCACGAGCACCTGCGTTACTTCAAAAACGACCGCAAGCGCGGCGACTTTTCGCTCAACGTCGCCAACCCGCTCACCGCCGAGTATTTCATTTCCCACTACGGACTCGAGCGCGTCACCGCCAGCTACGACCTGAATGTCGTCCAGCTTGAGTCACTCCTCGGCTCTGCGCCCGGCGCGTGGTTCGACCTCACGATCCACCAGCACATGCCCATGTTTCACATGGAGCACTGTGTCTTCTGCGCGTTTCTATCGAAGGGCAAAGACTACAAGGACTGCGGACGCCCTTGCGACAAACACACCGTCGCCCTGCGGGACCGCACCGGCTCCGAGCTCCCGCTCAAGGCCGACGCCGGTTGCCGCAACACCGTCTTCAACAACCGCGCGCAAACCGGTGCGGAATACTTCGACCGCTTCCGCGCACTCGGCGCGCAAAACTTCCGCATCGAATTCGTCAACGAATCCCCCGCCGAAGTCACCCGCACCATCGCGCATTACCAAAAACTCCTGCGCGGCGAAATCGGCGGCACCGAGCTCTGGAAGGAACTGCGCGTCATCAATCAGCTCGGCGTCACCCGTGGCCAAATGGAAGCCGCGCCCCAGGTGATCTTCAAAAAGAACTGA